Within the Manduca sexta isolate Smith_Timp_Sample1 unplaced genomic scaffold, JHU_Msex_v1.0 HiC_scaffold_1077, whole genome shotgun sequence genome, the region ATCAGACGAGCAACTTGCtcttcattcaataaaaaagttaattaatttcttttcccGCTATTCCCGCTCGCTTGCGGCAAACGTCAATCGCGCAGTTTTTCCGACAGCCGCGAAAACTTTCCCTAGCGCTTCTTTCATCGCACACTGTGACGCGCACACGAAATtagcttttaaatatatttgcataagatttgaaatttattaccaCATTTAATTTCACACTAATTTCAACCTTACGTATAAGCAATAGGGCCTGTTGTAGCACTTTAGCGGAAGTGGGAAGCGTTTCGGTCGGTTCGTGTAATTCTCTCATTACAGTGATAGGGTGCTGTTTTTTGCCTTTTTTCATTAGTTACGTATTGAATTATTAGTATTACAATCTTcataattacagaatattacAGTTCAGTTGTTAAGGTGGTGATTTTGTATAGTGCTAGTTCGAATACAGAGTGAAAATTGCTCTTTTGATTTCTGCCTGTTTTGGCCTCTTTGTGACATAAAATCTGAGTTACAAAAACCAGTGCaagacataattttattaaagttaataatatgaggtctaaataaaataagattaattttatttcaaagtttaatACTTCGTTATTCATCTGTCTTATCAACTCCTGagatgacaatttttttttaattaattaaaagttacaaaTAATATGTTCACTTGTTCATTGCATTATAACAAAGAATAAgtagtaaatattacaaattcatcatcatcatgatcatcagccgcaggatgtccactgctgaacatgagcctcccccaaagattacCAGATCGACTTATTAGAATACCTAGTACAAATTATAAGAGTTTTATATTACACACAATACTTCTgaaaaagttctggagtggcgaccacgaaccgggagacgcagcgtagacAGGCCCCCaggagatggaccgacgatctggtgagggtctccggagtccgatggatgagggcgacccagaaccggtccctgtggcgctcaatgaggAAGGTCTATGTCCGgtagtggacgattcccggctgaaatgatgatgatgatgatgatgaatcagATCCATCAACTCGACTCGCTGATCTTTAATAGACCTCATAACGCTTTATAGTCCTAAATCTTGTTACAAAAATTCTACTTAAAACATTCCATATAGTTTGAAACAAAGAAACTGAATGCATTAAATGAGACCATTCCACCCAAACTACTCCAGCTCAGGTGCCGTCTGGGGGGCGTGTGGGGGATCAGACTGGGCGGACAGAAGGGAAGGGGGACACCACGGTATTGTTTAAACAGTCTCATCCCCGGTCTGAAGTTTAACCGGCCGGTTAACTGGCGAACGAGTTAACGTTTTAGCTGGCGCTTTGAAAATAGTAGGAAAATTTCCATTGTTGGTGGTTGTGTGGTTTAAGTTGTGCGTGTTCGGTTCCCGGTTGGTTGGATCATGTTATATTGTTAGTTTGATGgacattcattcattcattcatgatggatattctttgttttattttaaaaaatgttattttttgtgcaGTTCAAATCATAgctttgaattgttttttttttctatttcagcGTCAAAAAACTGAAGATTAAttaggatatattatttttttttattatggtgcATTAAAGAACTGCAACTAATATATCTTTtctgttttatgtatatttttgtatttttaataacagcATGAACTTGTTtttcctattttaaaaataattactcagtcgcagctcggagtcagaaatttggcagtgtgataccccgtgcctcggaaagtacgtaaagccgttggtcctgcgcctgatttttccggtcatgtcggattgccgtctcaccggactatgagagtgaaggaacagagcgTGCtggtgtattgcgcacacttgtgcacaaTAATATCTCCTCCTGACCTTCGTTGAGATTGGgtgccgtagccgaaattcgacAAGGATggattcaatatattatatatttattcagacaTTGTATTCCAAATCCTCAGTACACACTATTATAAGAAAGGGTATGGTCAAAACCCTAATTAATTCAGACCACGTTGTGCGCCCTTAGGTTGTCTCTTTTGTGATGTATAGTCGATCTAGATTTGAGGATTATTACTGGATTAGGTTCTGTTGTGTTGACGGTGATAAATGTTGGGGTCGTATCGGGCCCGGCttgttaatacaatatttttttaggttatgtcgttgtagttaagtatattttttattcaataacgtTTCATAGGTATAGAGGTGGCGGTGGCTGGGTTTTTTTTGCTCTGAGTATCGATTTACAGGAaccgaataataaaaaatgagagTTTTTCAATTTGTTACTGACAATAATGTTTGATTTGGCGATTTTTTATACCATGATTAAAATTTTTTGAGTacgtttttatgtattttcattcaaattccAGTTACGGCCAagtcagttatttttttatgcagcACCTAGAAATCGAACCCACAATCTCAAACTAAGACTAATTACACAATACAGTAGGACACATATAAACGCATACAATATATGgcgtatgtatatttaatttatttgacggTTATCATTCCTTGTAGTTAGAGGATGAAACGGAGGGTCAGGTATGATTAAATTACTGGTTGACACAAGTTTATTATGAGACCGGGTCCCGGGTTCGGTTCCTTAATTAATTCCGGACGCGACACGCCCGTGAGACGAATATTATGAGGTCTATTTTGGCAGTATTACTCTGAGGTCTGGCGTGGCCCCTGGGTCGTAAGAGACCCTATTGGATCGTCGCTGTTTTTACACAACTCGTGTttgtattaagtaatttgtaatctATTGTTGGTTTATGATAGAGGGTGAGTTTCAGTCGTGAGGGTCAAAATTGACCTCGCTAAATAAAAGTGACAAATCTGTTGGTATTTTATGATGTAATTTAAAGATAACTTTAAAATCTTGAAAACAACGGCTTtgagttgtatttttttttaccacagAAACCTAAAAGTATCTAACTACTTTTTACTTGTTGCCTCGCCCACATTACAGTCTGTTTCCTATAATTAAAAGCCTAAAGAACGAAGTGATAATTAGCATCCATTAGTCAAATGATTCTACAAAGTAGATAAGTGATTTTAGTAATAAGCGCgtttaaataaacttcaactTTAAACATATCTTCCTATATAttgtactaatatacatatagagctgaagagtttaatttcttgttttttgaacgcgctaatcttaagTACTACAAatcgatattgattttttttctctaatacgaagctacatcACTCCCGATTGCTAtaagctaatttttatcccaggaaaatatgaAGCCGGACTTATTCGAAAAGGCTAGTAAAAGTATACAGACAGAGCTACCTATTTTTTGTGACACAAAAAGTTACGAATCATTTTAAAACACCCAATCAGTTTGACCGGAACGCAGTAACAAATGCCGTACTAAATAGACCCAAGTACGTCGACCGCATTGCTTTGTCCGGGACAAATGTGACCCCTCAATTTAAACTTAGACCGCACCGCTTGATTCGCTAAAAACAGTGCAAAATACGCTTGACTGTACACGTTTAATGGATGAGGTAAGGTTGGTTGGACTGACTGTACAATGTAAAGTACATTCGGTTTTGTACTGTACCGCTGTGTTTGCATTGTTCTATTCTCTTTAAAGTTGTTTTCTGATTTCTTaagatatttgttaatttacgCCATATTGGCTACATAGTAAATGGCCTAAATGGTGGCGATGATTTGACCAagtcatttaataaaaactaacttatGGATCACatgattttacaattaatatttatattaagagtATACTttgacttaaaaatttatattgtgtggatttattatgtcttaattgaatttgtttattgtttcagGTAAGTTCACCTCCTTTAACTATAACAGTTGCGCaacaataataagtaagtaaatattaaactttaagcTATATAAAGAGATACCAAGCCTCCCCCTTCCCTCCCAAAGAGACGTTGCAAGCTTCCGTTACTTTAATAAATGCTAAAACATTCAATACAGTTTTCGTTTTCCGACGGACTCGATTCACCGACTATTtgaaaattatcaatttgtttaatttgcaTGTTAAGTGGAAATGAGCGGGTTGGACCGCCATTCGCCTTTTAGAATATAGGGCGAGTTTACTCTTTCGTTTTCTTAAACGTTTTACCGACTTCCGCGTCTATTGGAAGGGAATTGCTCAATTAGGACAGGGGTAGGTGAAATGGTAGAACAATACTGTAGACCAGTGTTTCTCAAAGAGGACGATAACGTCTCCCAATGGGTGCTGGTATCTTGGGCGGTATAGGGTCtagcggatttttttttataaagtgatcccactgctatgcactacgtactagatttggcgttccgaacattcactgtgttcaactgaattgaactgtcatccattcaaattgattttagtatggtgtcaatattgatgcttgtggttgtgtacggagtggcgctcatgatataaaaacgcgagcctatgtgcaaacctggatgtgaataaaaatattagccaaataagtaaaattgtttgtgttcaagtgaataaatagattataacagtgacgttttggttgccattttagttcagattttgaacaaatagtttatatggacgttcgtgtctatagaatatatgttaatgattgatagtaagtggagtggggtccaatagaatgtcgactgacgagagatgattaccccacgccAATCAgtacgattatgccggcctgttggaaccgtatatacacaggctgatcccggaacgcgacactcttacgtgggccactatggcgggttttaacacattctgtactgtcgctatccgggcggatgtagaatatatcctacaaccaacaaaccaattatgccggcctgttccaaaccgtatatacacaggtcCCGAAATGCGACTCACGCGAACCAATATGGCGGCGCAGTCTCTGGCCAATTAAACGATCGAAATGTATTGCGGGAACACACATTGTTGATAATGTGTCGTTGGTTTTTCATTTGTTTCCCATTTGTGTGGCCCAAGTGTGGAGTGATGGCGGGTTTGTTGATTTCTTGAACGGTGTGACAAAGGAAATAGGATATAATTAACGTGATGAATGCTGAACAGTCGAGCAAGAACATTGATAAGAACAAATGCGATTTAATTACCTTTGACATATGGTAAACGTTTGTTtttaatagattaaaaaatttGGCTACTATTTAGCATATcttataaaagtatttggtCAACAATACATACACTCTTGTTCATATTTCCAAAGGGTTAGGGCAATAATACACCATCATTGCCCCGATATCATTCTATAGTGGAATCATTTTACCCCACCGTCAATGAATTTGAATTATCCATTCCAGAATGCACTTACAACGTTTTTATTTACCAAATCGCTACATATCATGACATGTGCCACATATTCGCGCACAATACGACGCCGCGCCGTCCATACAACCGCCCGGAACAAAACGCCTGAGCTCAATTCGACTAATGGAGGGAAACAGATAACAATCCCTCCCTCTACCCCCCCTCGTTCCTTCCATGTACCCTCCCACACCGTCACACTGTCATTACGCATTAACGCTTACGTCGCTCGCGCTTTTAACTCGAGCCAATAATTACTGTTTTACGCCGAATGACGGTCGTTTGGGGATGAGTGTTTTCTCAGTGGAGTTACGAGATTGCCTCTGTGGTGTAGTTGTGTTGCGCGCGGTACTGCTTAAAgatcctaggttcgaatcccgggttgggcataGTGATATTGGATTCTTCTGTTCAGTATTAGTTTAGAGTTTGGAACTTCTTGCCCGAAATGTCGATAGATACGCCTATCAAATCCTGGGATCAAACGCacgttaaaagtatttttcgttATTATAGGAGCTAGGCCAGCTTCTGGTATCTTACCAACCTTCAACGAGATCATTAAGACAATCCATATTAGATATACGGAGAAGAGAGGTTATTATTCTTACTGTTGTTATAGCCATGTCTACCTACCCATTCATTGTACATCTGACTTCTCAAATGAACACGATTCGAACACACgcacacataaataatatatttacatatattatactgtcACACACATATTATGATACTGTTATCAACGCTCGCCACTCTTATCACCTTATCAACAAGCCAGGACTTAGTCAGTCGCCGGCCGACGCGAGCGTCGCACGTCATGGACTTCACCGGCAAAGTAGTCATCGTCACTGGCGCCAGTTCGGGTATCGGTGCAGCATCCGCCATACTCTTCGCGAAGTGCGGCGCCAAACTGACCTTAGTGGGGAGAAACGAGCAGAGGCTCAAAGAAGTTGCTAAAAATGCCACGCAGCGAAAGGAAACCAGCCTTTGAGCTTAGTGCTAGATTTAACGCAGAAAGGCAGCTGCGACGCCGTGGTGGCGAGGACTGTGGTCGCCTTCCAGAAGATTAACGTGCTGGTCAACTGCGCTGGTAAGGTCACCATCGGCTCGCTGTTCGACGACAACATAAACGCTTTAGATGAGATGATAGATATCAATCTTCGGGTACCGTACCAGCTCACACATTTGGCTGTTCCGTACTTGAAGCAGAGCAAAGGGAACGTAGTCAACCTGACCGCAACCAAATACACTAGAGTGAGGCATGGTTTCCTTGGCTATTCTATCGCCAAAGCCGGCCTGGAGAAGTTCACGAAGAACGCGGCAATAGAACTGGCCACTGAAGGTATTAGGGTCAATTCAGTTCAACCTGGCTTGACCAGGACTAATATATTGTCAAATCTGGCGATGAGTGAAGAGGATAGGCGAGGAGCGTACGAGCGGCTGTCGAATGAGATGAAGGTCATCGAACCCGAGGAGGTGGCGAAGATGGTGGTGTTTGTAGCGAGCGACACGTGTCCGAATTTGACCGGGGCGCAAATGTCCATCGACGGTGCTACTTCTGTGATGTGAAAGGACTGTTTAACGGAAGAGATAGAGATGATATTAGtgtaccaaaaatatttaagataatgtATTCGTTAATGAGGAtaagttaaatgtaatttagtgctgcctcggtggcgaagttgtattgTGTGTGCGGTGTGGGATCTCTCTGCGGTTTTGGGTTTGAATCCCAATTTGtagcagtgatattgggattttcttcTCAATATCAGCCAGGATTCTTGAATCtgcgcccgatatggcaataggcttgtcccctatcacatcgtgggacggaacacatagaTTATAAGTGGTTTCCCTGCTTGTGCCTCTGCTAACCCATTCGGGAATAAAGGTGCGGTGCTtgcgtaaattttaataaaattaattcacattACAATAAAGCTACTTAAGATAGACATTCGCGGTTTTTGTGGTTAATTTCACTGCTGACGTGTGGAAGACCCGTGATTATAAAGACTGTGAAGCCTCGGAAACGCCAGAAGTAAAAGTAACGTAAAAACGTCAAGTTGCGAAAaattttcaaagttttatttcaacatctaacattcgcgtaaacactaGAAAGGATTATATGTTTGGATTGATTTTATTCCgatatttgtaagaaaatatCCTAATAAGTTTCTTTACCTTGTACATAAAGCAATGTTTATGTCATTTGTgtgaaaataatgattaaagTGTGATTTTGTTGAAAAGAGTGACGTGTTCTTTCAGTAATATGGTTTAAATTAAGTGTTTCAATTTAAGTGGATGTATTTTGCGTTAATGTTCTGCTCATAAAGGTGTTTAGCCTTGTTTATTGTTCAAACAGCGTAAATGGCTTAGTCCTATGTAAACAAAATGGgatattacattgaaataaaactgtttttacgGATCTCATagtggttttttatataataattttctcccgacgtttcgaagactttgcagtttTCGCACAAAAGCaactttatataagtaataattaaatattctcatgtaccttgacttatcataagcgcaattgtgtttgcctacgtgatcaataaagcattttattttatttcgtggtcacggggcggactgaagtattggtcatccgaaaagtcaaagttataatattttttatattactcgTTAACTAACCGTTTTGTCTGTGTGATAAGGAGAAAGTTTATTTTGGCTCATACACATACTCTTACTTTCCGACTTGTgaattccgtcctatgatataaTGGAGGGAGAAAACAAAACCT harbors:
- the LOC115455181 gene encoding LOW QUALITY PROTEIN: uncharacterized oxidoreductase SERP2049 (The sequence of the model RefSeq protein was modified relative to this genomic sequence to represent the inferred CDS: inserted 1 base in 1 codon) encodes the protein MDFTGKVVIVTGASSGIGAASAILFAKCGAKLTLVGRNEQRLKEVAXKCHAAKGNQPLSLVLDLTQKGSCDAVVARTVVAFQKINVLVNCAGKVTIGSLFDDNINALDEMIDINLRVPYQLTHLAVPYLKQSKGNVVNLTATKYTRVRHGFLGYSIAKAGLEKFTKNAAIELATEGIRVNSVQPGLTRTNILSNLAMSEEDRRGAYERLSNEMKVIEPEEVAKMVVFVASDTCPNLTGAQMSIDGATSVM